The Calditerrivibrio sp. genome includes a window with the following:
- a CDS encoding aspartate 1-decarboxylase, whose translation MFRSMFKAKIHRATVTDADLNYEGSITIDEDLLDASGILPFEKVDIYNITNGARFSTYTIVGKRGSGEICLNGAAARLVQKGDLVIIVSYGLYSEEELRNHKPVVVHVDSNNKIIKVTE comes from the coding sequence ATGTTTAGATCCATGTTCAAAGCTAAAATCCATAGAGCTACTGTTACAGATGCAGATTTAAATTATGAAGGAAGTATAACTATTGACGAAGACCTTCTGGATGCCTCTGGGATACTACCTTTTGAAAAAGTAGATATATACAATATTACCAATGGGGCAAGGTTTTCTACTTATACCATTGTGGGTAAAAGAGGTTCAGGGGAGATATGTTTGAATGGTGCAGCAGCCAGGCTGGTGCAAAAAGGTGACTTAGTGATAATTGTCTCTTATGGACTCTATAGTGAAGAGGAGTTAAGAAACCATAAGCCTGTTGTTGTGCATGTAGATAGTAATAATAAAATTATAAAAGTAACAGAATAA
- a CDS encoding DMT family transporter, whose product MAYLFLIGAALFWSGNFVLSRGINNIIPPVSLGFWRWVLAGVILLPFSYKYLIRDCEIIKSNFRYLNLLAFLGVTCFNPLIYVAVHYTTAINAVLVNSFVPILILVISLFMYKEAPHLNQIFGIIFSMVGITVIMLKGDLNSIYSFKFNIGDILVFLAAFTWALYTVLLKKLPKDIHPIAFLQIIIFLGLLYMFPFYILEYITKGGFVLEVKTALSILYVALFASVFAFIMWNRAVKEIGANRAGPFVHLMPVFGTILAIVFLGEKLYIYHIVGIFLVFVGIFLANKVPGK is encoded by the coding sequence TTGGCATATCTATTCTTGATTGGAGCTGCACTATTTTGGTCAGGGAACTTTGTTTTAAGTAGAGGCATAAATAATATTATACCGCCTGTAAGTCTTGGTTTTTGGAGATGGGTTTTAGCTGGTGTGATTCTTTTACCTTTTTCCTATAAATATTTGATCAGGGATTGTGAAATAATAAAAAGTAACTTTAGATATTTAAATCTCTTGGCGTTTTTGGGAGTGACATGTTTTAATCCTCTTATATATGTTGCAGTTCATTATACCACAGCGATAAACGCAGTATTAGTAAATTCCTTTGTACCTATATTAATCCTCGTTATTTCCCTTTTCATGTACAAGGAAGCGCCGCATTTAAATCAGATCTTTGGGATTATTTTTTCGATGGTAGGTATTACTGTTATAATGTTAAAGGGTGATTTAAACAGTATCTATAGTTTTAAGTTTAACATTGGTGATATTTTGGTTTTTTTAGCTGCCTTTACGTGGGCTTTGTATACTGTTTTGTTAAAAAAGCTACCTAAGGATATTCATCCCATTGCTTTTCTTCAAATAATCATTTTCTTAGGGCTTTTATATATGTTTCCTTTTTATATTTTGGAGTATATTACTAAAGGGGGGTTTGTACTTGAGGTAAAAACTGCACTGAGTATCCTTTATGTTGCACTTTTTGCTTCAGTTTTCGCTTTTATAATGTGGAATCGAGCTGTAAAAGAGATTGGAGCGAATAGAGCAGGACCCTTTGTTCATCTTATGCCAGTTTTTGGAACTATTCTTGCAATTGTTTTTTTAGGGGAAAAACTCTATATTTACCACATTGTTGGAATTTTTTTGGTGTTTGTTGGTATATTTTTAGCTAATAAAGTTCCTGGTAAATAA